Genomic DNA from Marinobacter sp. LV10MA510-1:
TGCGCGGCCAGGAATCCCAGCCAATGATTAAGGATGGCGTAATGTACGTTACCGCCTCCTACTCCCGCGTTTATGCGATTGATGCAAGAACGGGCTTAGAAATCTGGCAATACGATGCCCGCCTGCCAGATGGCATCATGCCCTGCTGTGATGTGGTCAACCGAGGTGTTGCGCTTTACGGCGATAAAGTCTACTTCGGCACTCTGGACGCTAAGCTGGTCGCGCTGAACAAAGACACCGGCAAGCCGGTTTGGATCAAAACAGTCGCGGATTATCAGGCCGGCTATGCCATCACCGCTGCCCCGATTGTGGTGAAAGGAAAACTGATTACTGGCGTGGCTGGCGGTGAGTTTGGCGTAGTGGGTAAAGTGGAAGCTTACGATCCGGAAACCGGCGACCTGATTTGGACCCGGCCTACGGTGGAAGGACATATGGGCTATGTCTATAAAGATGGCAAGCCCGTTGAAAACGGTATTTCCGGTGGCGAAGCAGGGAAAACCTGGCCCGGCGACATGTGGAAGAACGGCGGCGCGGCCCCGTGGCTGGGCGGCACTTATGACTCCGACACCGATTCGTTATTTTTTGGTACTGGCAACCCGGCACCTTGGAACTCGCACTTGCGACCGGGGGATAACCTGTTCTCCTCTTCGCGCCTGGCCATTGATCCAGATGACGGCAGTATCAAGTGGCACTTCCAAACCACGCCCCACGACGGCTGGGACTACGATGGTGTTAACGAGCTGATTTCATTCAACTACGAAGAAGATGGTAAAACCGTGATGGCTGCGGCTACCGCGGACCGCAACGGCTTTTTCTATGTTTTGAATCGTGAAAATGGCGACTTCATTCGCGGCTTCCCGTTTGTGGACAAAATTACCTGGGCCACCGGGCTTGATCCAAAAACCGGCCGGCCGATTTATGCCGAGACGGGGCGCCCGGGTGACCCTTCTTCAGTCGACGGCATGAAAGGCGAAACGGTTCTGGCGCAGCCGGCCTTCCTGGGTGGTAAAAACTGGATGCCGATGGCGTTCAGCCAAGACACCGGCCTGTTCTACGTACCCTCAAATGAGTGGTCAATGGACATTTGGAACGAGCCCGTATCCTACAAAAAAGGCGGAGCGTATCTGGGCGCAGGTTTCACCATCAAACCAACAAATGACGATTACATTGGCGTTTTGCGGGCTATGGATCCGAAAACCGGCGAGGAAGTGTGGCGTTACGAGAACCCGGCACCTTTGTGGGGTGGGGTAATGGCTACCGCTGGTAACCTGGTGTTCACCGGTACTCCGGAGGGCTTTTTGAAAGCGTTTGACGCCAAAACCGGCGAAGAGCTCTACAAATTCAACACCGGCTCAGGCGTGGTAGGCACCCCGGTGACCTGGATGATGGACGGCGAGCAGTTCGTTTCTGTATCGTCAGGTTGGGGCGGAGCGGTTCCGTTGTGGGGCGGCGAAGTGGCTAAGGTGGTCAAAGACTTCAACCAGGGCGGTATGGTCTGGACCTTCAAACTGCCGAAGGATCGTGTCGCCAGCAAGTGATTCCTGAATGCGATGAAAGCAGGCGCCAGAGGGCTGGATTTGATGATCAGCCGGCTGGCGCCGACTAGTACTAAGGGATGAGTTTTTCACCCCTATCGCATCATTCAACCATAAAGGTTTAGTATTTACATTGGGTGGGTGAATACGAAAGCCCACGTTGGCGAGCAACAAACACAAAAAGAGGTCGAAACCATGATCTATGCACAACCAGGAAAGGAAGGCTCTGTCGTTTCTTTCAAAGCGCGTTATGAAAACTACATTGGAGGCGAGTGGGTTGCCCCGGTAAAAGGGCAGTATTTTGATAATATCACGCCGATTACCGGTAACGTGATTTGTGAAATTCCCCGTTCTACAGCCGAAGACATCGAGCTGGCACTGGACGCGGCGCACAAAGCGGCGCCGGCCTGGGGCCGAACGTCGGTGCAGGAACGTTCCCGTATCCTGTTGAAAATAGCGGACCGTATAGAAGAAAATCTGGAATTGCTGGCGGTTGCAGAAACCTGGGACAATGGCAAAGCCGTTCGTGAAACCCTGAACGCTGACATTCCACTAGCCGCTGACCACTTCCGTTATTTTGCCGGTTGTATTCGCGCCCAAGAAGGCCATATGGGTGAAATCGACCATAACACCGTGGCTTATCACTTCCACGAGCCTTTGGGTGTGGTGGGGCAAATCATTCCCTGGAACTTCCCGATTCTAATGGCAGCCTGGAAGCTGGGCCCATGCCTTGCGGCCGGCAACTGCACGGTATTAAAGCCGGCGGAGCAAACGCCCGCGAGCATACTGATACTGATGGAACTGATTGGTGACCTGCTGCCGCCGGGCGTGCTTAACGTGGTCAACGGTTACGGTATTGAAGCCGGCCAGGCACTGGCGACCAGCAAGCGCATTGCTAAAATCGCCTTTACCGGCTCTACACCGGTAGGCACGCACGTTTTGAAATGCGCCGCTGAAAACCTTATTCCGTCCACGGTGGAACTGGGTGGAAAATCGCCAAACATTTATTTCGCAGATGTGATGAAAGCCGAGCCTGAATTCATCGACAAGTGCATTGAAGGCCTGGTTTTGGCGTTCTTCAACCAGGGTGAAGTGTGTACCTGTCCGTCCCGCGCCCTGGTGCAGGAAGACATGTACGACGAGTTTATGGAAAAAGTGGTTGCCCGTACCAAGGCAATCAAGCGCGGTAACCCGCTGGATACCGACGTTCAGGTGGGCGCCCAGGCCAGCAAAGAACAATTCGACAAGATTCTGTCATACCTTGAGATTGGCAAGCAAGAAGGCGCTGAAGTGCTCACCGGCGGCGGCCGCGAGCATCTGGAAGGCGAGTTTGCTAACGGCTTCTACATCCAGCCCACGCTGTTTAAGGGCGACAACAAGATGCGGGTGTTCCAGGAAGAGATCTTCGGCCCGGTTGTGGGGGTAACTACTTTCAAAACCGAGGAAGAAGCGCTGGCCATCGCCAACGATACCCAGTTTGGCTTGGGCGCCGGTGTCTGGTCCCGTGATACCAACCTTGCTTACCGCATGGGCCGCAACATTCAGGCCGGCCGGGTATGGATGAACTGCTTCCACGCGTATCCCGCCCACGCAGCTTTTGGTGGTTATAAGAAGTCCGGTATTGGTCGCGAAACCCATAAATTGGCGTTGGATCATTACCAGCAGACCAAGTGCATGCTGACCAGCTACGACGTAAACCCGTTGGGCTTTTTCTAGCCCCGGGCTTGCACACTGATCGGGTGTTATTTTTGCCCCGGCGTTTGCCGGGGATCTTTCTTTGTGAGGGGCAGTCATGTGTTGCTCTTCTTTGGCCCCCCGTGGGCCTTTTTTGTTTTGCCGCGCTAAAACGTGCTTGGGCATGTTGGCGAGGCTCCGCCTTTACAACACAAGGTGCCCTAAAAACAGTGCGAAAGTACCATATTGGTCATTTGCTGCTACCTTTACGATGGGTTTTAGGGAAGAGGTGAAAGCGCCGATATTCCCTTGATGCGCAAACAATCACTATAAAAGAGGTATGCATTATGTGGACAAAGCCAGCTTATGAAGATCTGCGTATCGGTTTCGAAGTTACTATGTACTTCGCCAACCGCTGAAGTCTGAAGTAGCCAGCGCCTCGGCGTTGGCTGTTTTACTTCCGGAGCTTCTGCTTATGTATATTCAGGTTCTTGGTTCAGCGGCAGGCGGCGGTTTTCCCCAGTGGAACTGCAACTGCACAAATTGCGACGGTTTGCGAAAAGGCACTGTTAACGCCCACGCACGCACCCAGTCATCCATCGCGGTCAGTGAAGACGGCGAACGCTGGATTCTCTTTAACGCCTCTCCCGATATTCGCGCCCAGCTGGCGTCGTTTCCTGCCATGCAGCCGGCTCATGCGCTGCGCGACACAGGCATTGCAGCGGTACTGTTGATTGACAGCCAGGTGGATCACACAACCGGCCTGTTGACTCTGCGTGAAGGTCTGCCGCTGGACATCTGGTGTACCGCACAGGTGCACGAAGACCTTAGTTCCGGCTTTCCGCTGTTCCCTATGTTGAAACATTGGAACGGCGGCCTGAACTGGCAGGAAATTGCCCTTGGCGATGGCGCCCAAGCTTTTGTTATTCCCTGTGCGCCGCATCTGAAACTCACCGCTATTCCCTTGCTGAGCAATGCGCCGCCTTATTCGCCACGCAGGGACCAGCCGCACCCCGGTGACAATATTGGCGTGTTCATTGAAGACACGCGCACAGGGGTCACCGTGCTTTACGCACCGGGGCTTGGCAAGCCTGACGAGCACATACTTCAATGGATGCGCCAGGCTGATGTGTTGATGGTTGATGGCACGGTATGGCATGACGACGAAATGATTCGCCAGCACGTCGGCACAAAAACCGGTCAAGACATGGGGCATCTAGCTCAAAGCGGCCCCGGTGGCATGATTGAAGTGCTGGACACTATGCCGGCCAGGCGCAAGATTCTGATACACATCAACAACACCAATCCGATTCTGAACGAGGACTCCGCCGAGCGGGCGCAGCTGGCGCAGCACGGAATTGAAGTGGCCTGGGACGGAATGCACATTGATCTGTCGGAGGCGCCATGAACGCCATTGTGAAAACCACCCTGAATCACGCAGACTTTGAACAGGCGCTACGTAATAAGGGCCGGCTCTATCATATCCATCACCCCTATCACCAAGCCATGTACAGCGGGCAATGCAGCCCGGAACAAATCCGTGGCTGGGTGGCCAACCGCTATTATTACCAGGTGATGATTCCGCGCAAAGACGCGGCGATTATGGCCAATTGCCCAGATGCCAGCGTGCGCAAACAATGGCTGCAGCGTATTCTTGACCACGATGGTCACGACGGCGATGTGGGCGGCATTGAAGCCTGGCTGTGCCTTGCAGAAGCTGTCGGGCTGACTCGCGAAGAAGTGATCGACCAGCGCCATGTGTTGCCCGGCGTGCGGTTTGCGGTGGACGCCTATCTGAATTTCGCCCGCCGCGCGACTTGGCAAGAAGCCGCCTGTTCTTCGCTGACCGAGCTGTTTGCGCCGGAAATTCACCAGTCTCGTCTGGACAGCTGGCCAGAACATTACCCGTGGATTGACGAGGCGGGCTACAGCTACTTCCGCAAGCGGCTTTCGGAAGCCCGCCGCGATGTGGAGCATGGCCTAGCCATTACGCTTGAATATTTCACCAGCGCAGCCGATCAAGCTCGCGCCCTGGAAATTCTACAGTTTAAGCTGGATATTCTCTGGAGCCTGTTAGACGCCCTGACTATGGCTTACAGTCACAAAACGCCGCCGTTCCATACGGTTACCGATCAGCAAGTCTGGCACAGGGGTCTGTGATGGCAGACTCGGCAGAGGTTGGGGGAACAGATGGAAACATACCCCGTTTCCGCCGTGGTTTCCGGTTTCAGTGGGAGCCGGTACAAAACGGCTATGTGTTGCTCTACCCCGAGGGCATGGTGAAGCTTAACGAAAGCGCCGGCGCTATTCTGCGCGAAGTGGACGGCCAGCGCTCCGTGCAGGACATTATTAGTGCGTTGGAACAGGCCTTTCCCGAGGCCGGGTCGCTGGCGGACGATGTTAACGAGTTTCTGCAACACGCCTGCGAACAACATTGGATTGAACTTTCATGAATATGCCTTTATCCACGCTGACCGGCCAGAAAGCGGCCACCATTGGGCCACCGTTATGGTTGCTGGCGGAGCTGACCTACCGCTGCCCGTTGCAGTGCCCGTACTGTTCAAACCCATTGGATTTTGCACAGACCGAGCGTGAACTCAGCACGGAAGACTGGGTGAAAGTACTACGCCAGGGGCGGGAGATGGGCGCGGCCCAACTAGGGTTTTCCGGCGGTGAGCCGCTGGTGCGTCAAGATCTTCAAGAGCTGATTGCTGAAGCGCGGCACTTGGGTTACTACAGCAATCTGATTACGTCTGGCCTGGGCCTGACTAACGCCAAAGTAGAGGCGTTCGCCGGTGCCGGGCTGGACCATATTCAGGTGAGTTTTCAGGCCTCAGACCCGGAGCTGAACAACGCTTTGGCAGGTTCGCGCAAAGCGTTTGAACAAAAATTGGCGATGGCGCGGGCGGTGAAAGAAGCGGGCTACCCCATGGTTCTGAATTTCGTGATCCACCGCCACAACATTCATCAGATGAACGACATTATGGCGCTGTGTAAGCGCCTGGGGGCGGATTTTGTCGAGCTGGCTACCTGCCAGTATTACGGCTGGGCTTTTAAAAATCGCGAAGGGCTAATGCCTTCAAAGGCACAGCTGGAGAAGGCTGAGCGGGAAGTGAATCAGTATCGTGCGCGCCTGCTGGACGAGGGTTCGGCCATGAAGCTGATTTTTGTTACCCCCGACTATTACGAGGAGCGCCCTAAAGCCTGCATGAACGGTTGGGGCAGTCTGTTTTTGACGGTGGCACCGGACGGTGCTGCCTTGCCATGCCACAGCGCGCGTTTGTTGCCTATCGATTTTCCCAATGTGCGCGACAATGATCTGAAACACATCTGGTACGACAGCCCGGGCTTCAACCATTACCGCGGCGATAGCTGGATGCCGGAGCCGTGTCAGTCCTGTGATGAAAAAGAAAAAGATTTTGGCGGCTGCCGCTGCCAGGCCTTCCTGCTGACCGGTAACGCCGATAACGCCGACCCGGTGTGCAGCAAATCGGCCCACCACGACCGCGTCCTGGCTGCACGCCAGGCCGCCGACCATGCCACAGCAGGCATTGAGGAACTGACCTATCGCAACGCCGGCAACTCCCGCATGTTCTTCCGCAGTTAGTCAGCCCGCAGCCAAAGGCTTACTGAGCGCCACCGAAGCCTGCGCTGGCTACACCCAGCGCAGCGGTTTGGTGGCGTCAGGCGCTGGCGTATTCTGGCTGCAAAACGAACCCGAAACCGGCGCCAGCCGGATATGGCACCTGGATGACCAAGGGGTAGCGTTGGCGTTGGATACCAATCTGCGCAATCTTCGCAGTCGGGTGAATGGCTACGGGGGCGGTGTCCTGGCTGCCGCACCGGATGGCGTGTTTGCCGTTAGCGACGATCAACGCATTCACTTTATCCCCTTGGGTGCAGAGCAAAGCCAGGTGCTGACGACCGATACCGCCGCTTATGGCGGATTGCGGGCTGATCCATTGCGGCAACGGGTGCTGGCGGTACGTGAAACCGGGCAGGGCGTGGTGAATGGCCGCCAGCAACTGGTCGCGGTGGCTCGCGATGGCACGCTGACGGTGCTGCACCAGGGCGAAGATTTTTACAGTGCGCCCGCGTTGTCGGCAGACGGCCGGCACATTGCCTGGGTGAGCTGGCAACTGCCCGATATGCCCTGGCTGCAAACCCGTGTGTGGACGGCGAACATAACGGGTGATGGCAAACTGGAGAATTCTCGGGTGCATACTGCTCCCCAGCCAGCGTCTATTCAGCAGCCGGTGTTTGCGGGGCAGGACCTTTGGGTGCTGTCCGACCATGAGGGCTGGTGGCAACCCTGGCAACTCGACACCCGGAACCCCGCGAGCATCTGGACAAAAGCCGCGGTGCCCGAATGCGACCATGCCAATGCACCCTGGCAACTGGGTGAAGTTCACCACTGCCCGCTACCGGGGGGAGGTTGGGCTCGCGCTCATTACCACCTCGGCCGTGGCGAGTTGTGGTTGTCGGGCCCTGGCCATCCAAACCCTGCACGGATTGCGCCGGCGTTCAGCGATTTTCGCAGCGTGTGCAGCTGTGGCGATTTTCTTTATGCCATTGCTCGTTCCCCGGACCGCCTGGATGCGGTGCTAAAAATAGACCCGCAAAGTGCTGAGGCGAGTGTCGTCGCTGGTGGCGAACCAGCGCTGCCCGGGCACGGTCTGGCGCAGCCAGTCTCGTTTCGAGTTCCGGCCCTTGCCCAGGAAACGACCGCGCCCCAAGGCTTTTTATATGTGCCTCTGACACCCGGCACCAAGCCACCGGCCCTGATTCTGGTGGCCCACGGTGGGCCAACCTCGGCGGCCTATCCGGTATTCAACCCCCTGATTCAGTTCTGGTGCCAGCGCGGCTTTGCCGTGGCGGAAGTCAATTACCGCGGTAGCAGCGGGTATGGCCGTGCATTCCGGCTTGCACTGGCGGAGCGCTGGGGCGAGATTGATGTGGAGGACATGGCGCGGGCTGCAGATTCCCTGGTTGGCGCTGGCCAGGCCGATGGTAATCAGGTGTTTATTCAGGGCCGCAGTTCTGGCGGCTATACCGCGTTGATGGCATTAAGCCAGGATCAGCGCTACCGCGCCGGCGCCAGCCAGTTCGGCGTGACTGACCCTATGCAGTTACGGCGTATGACCCATCGCTTTGAATCCGGCTATCTGGACTGGTTGTTGGGGTGTCCCGACCGTCACCCACAACGTTGGCAGGCCCGTACACCCCGGTTACGTGCGGCGGCAATGGCCGCGCCGGTGATTTTTTTTCAGGGTGGGCAAGACAAAGTGGTGGTGCCCGAACAGACCCGCATAATGGTCGCGGCCATGGAGCAAGCCGGGCACAAACCAGAGCTTCACTGGTTTCAGAACGAAGGCCACGGTTTTTTACAACAGGCGAATCAGGCGGCCATGCTAGAGGCACTTTTCAGCTTTTATCAACGGCAGGGCGAAACACCCATGAATGCATAGAAAGCTTGAGTTAAACTCTCGGCTATTGCGTACAAAAATAAACTTAACGTCGAGTGCTTGTTCATGGGTCACGACATATCCGCTTTAAGAAAATTTGTCTCGCCAGAGATCGTATTCGGAGCCGGATCAAGGAAGTCTGTCGCTAACTTTGCCAGTAATTTTGGCGCAAAACATGTGTTTCTGGTGTCTGACTCAGGTGTTGCGGCCGCCGGCTGGGTGGGCGAAATCGTTACCTTGCTGAACGATGCCGGCATACGTACCACGGTTTACACCGGGGTATCGGCAAACCCCCGTGTTGATGAGGTTATGGCCGGTGCCGAACTGTACAAATCTTCCGAGTGCGATGTGATTGTGGCCATTGGCGGCGGCAGTCCGATGGACTGCGCCAAGGGTATTGGCGTTGTGGTCAGCGATGGCCGCCACATTGTGGATTTCGAAGGGGTAGACACCATTGTAAACCCGCCGCCACCGATGATACTGATTCCGACCACGGCCGGAACCTCGGCTGATGTGTCACAGTTCGCCATCATTTCGGACCCTGCGCGCCGCTTCAAATTTTCCATCATCAGCAAAGCGATTGTGCCGGATGTTTCGCTGATCGATCCCGAAGTGACCGAAACCATGAGCAGCTATCTGACTGCCTGCACCGGCGTTGACGCCTTGGTGCATGCTATAGAGGCTTATGTGTCTACGGGCAGCGGGCCCTTGACCGATTCCCACGCGCTGGAAGCGATCCGCCTGATTAACCGCAATTTGGAACCCTTGGTGGCTAATACCGCCGATGCGTATTTGCGCGAGCAGATCATGTTGGCGTCCATGCAGGCCGGTCTGGCGTTTTCCAACGCAATCCTGGGTGCGGTTCACGCTATGTCCCACAGCCTGGGTGGTTTTCTGGATTTGCCCCATGGATTATGCAACGCGGTGCTGTTAGAACACGTGGTGGCTTACAATTTCCACTCAGCGGAAGAGCGCTTTCGTCGTGTTGCAGAAGCCATGAATATCGACACTCGTGGCATGAGCCAGGCCGAAATTCAGAAACGCTTGATGAGTCGCATTATTCAGCTCAAGCGCACCGTGGGGCTAGAGGCCAAGTTGTCAGAGTTGGGGGTCAGGGTGTCTGATATTCCGTCTCTCTCTGGCTTTGCATTGCAGGACCCGTGTATTTTGACCAATCCTCGCAAGTCGTCACTCAGAGATGTTCAGGTTGTGTATGAAGAAGCCCTTTGATGACGACCGTGGCTATGAGGTGGGTGATTTGTTGGGGCTGGGTCGCCAGTCTGTGCGCAAGAACTATTACCTCACGCTGCAAGAGCGCCTGGAGGAGTTAGAGCGGGAGCGTAATCGCTATAAGTGGCTGTTTGAAAAGGCACTCCACGGTATTTTTCAGGGTGATTTACGGGGTGGTTTTCTGGCTTGCAACCCGGCCATGGCCAAAATCTGCGGTTACCTCAGTGCTGAAGACTTGCAATCCCGGGTTATCCGCTTGCGTGAACAGCTTTTTTGCAGCGCCAATGAGTTTGATGCATTGCGCCAGGAGCTATTAGATAGCGGCAGCCTGAGCGCTCGCGAAACCCGCCTGCGTCGCGCCGATGCGACGCCGGTTAATGTCGCTATCACCCTGCTTAGGCGGCCAGATCTGGGGCCAGAGGTGGTTGAGGCGTTTGTGGCAGATATAACCGAGCGGGTGCAGGCGCGGCAGAAGCTAGTGCAGGTTAATGCTGACCTGGAGCGCCGGGTAGAAGAGCGCACCCAGGCGCTGCAGAACGCCAACGTTGGGCTGCATTTTCAGATTGCCGAACGGGAAAAAGTCGAGCGCGAACTGGTTATCACCGCCCAAGCCGCGCGCGATGCGAACCGCAGCAAAGACAAATATCTGGCAGCGGCCAGCCACGATTTACTGCAACCCCTGAATGCCGCGCGCCTGACCATATCGGCGCTGCAAGAAAGCGCGCTGCCGGCGGAAGAGGCGAGGATGGTGCACCAGGTGCATCGCGCGCTTGAAGGTGCCGAGGACTTGCTGGCGGATTTGCTGGATATTTCAAAACTGGACCAGCAGGCCATGGTACCGGATCTGCTATTGAC
This window encodes:
- a CDS encoding prolyl oligopeptidase family serine peptidase, whose product is MASGAGVFWLQNEPETGASRIWHLDDQGVALALDTNLRNLRSRVNGYGGGVLAAAPDGVFAVSDDQRIHFIPLGAEQSQVLTTDTAAYGGLRADPLRQRVLAVRETGQGVVNGRQQLVAVARDGTLTVLHQGEDFYSAPALSADGRHIAWVSWQLPDMPWLQTRVWTANITGDGKLENSRVHTAPQPASIQQPVFAGQDLWVLSDHEGWWQPWQLDTRNPASIWTKAAVPECDHANAPWQLGEVHHCPLPGGGWARAHYHLGRGELWLSGPGHPNPARIAPAFSDFRSVCSCGDFLYAIARSPDRLDAVLKIDPQSAEASVVAGGEPALPGHGLAQPVSFRVPALAQETTAPQGFLYVPLTPGTKPPALILVAHGGPTSAAYPVFNPLIQFWCQRGFAVAEVNYRGSSGYGRAFRLALAERWGEIDVEDMARAADSLVGAGQADGNQVFIQGRSSGGYTALMALSQDQRYRAGASQFGVTDPMQLRRMTHRFESGYLDWLLGCPDRHPQRWQARTPRLRAAAMAAPVIFFQGGQDKVVVPEQTRIMVAAMEQAGHKPELHWFQNEGHGFLQQANQAAMLEALFSFYQRQGETPMNA
- the pqqC gene encoding pyrroloquinoline-quinone synthase PqqC, which codes for MNAIVKTTLNHADFEQALRNKGRLYHIHHPYHQAMYSGQCSPEQIRGWVANRYYYQVMIPRKDAAIMANCPDASVRKQWLQRILDHDGHDGDVGGIEAWLCLAEAVGLTREEVIDQRHVLPGVRFAVDAYLNFARRATWQEAACSSLTELFAPEIHQSRLDSWPEHYPWIDEAGYSYFRKRLSEARRDVEHGLAITLEYFTSAADQARALEILQFKLDILWSLLDALTMAYSHKTPPFHTVTDQQVWHRGL
- the pqqB gene encoding pyrroloquinoline quinone biosynthesis protein PqqB; protein product: MYIQVLGSAAGGGFPQWNCNCTNCDGLRKGTVNAHARTQSSIAVSEDGERWILFNASPDIRAQLASFPAMQPAHALRDTGIAAVLLIDSQVDHTTGLLTLREGLPLDIWCTAQVHEDLSSGFPLFPMLKHWNGGLNWQEIALGDGAQAFVIPCAPHLKLTAIPLLSNAPPYSPRRDQPHPGDNIGVFIEDTRTGVTVLYAPGLGKPDEHILQWMRQADVLMVDGTVWHDDEMIRQHVGTKTGQDMGHLAQSGPGGMIEVLDTMPARRKILIHINNTNPILNEDSAERAQLAQHGIEVAWDGMHIDLSEAP
- the pqqD gene encoding pyrroloquinoline quinone biosynthesis peptide chaperone PqqD, which translates into the protein MADSAEVGGTDGNIPRFRRGFRFQWEPVQNGYVLLYPEGMVKLNESAGAILREVDGQRSVQDIISALEQAFPEAGSLADDVNEFLQHACEQHWIELS
- the ercA gene encoding alcohol dehydrogenase-like regulatory protein ErcA; protein product: MGHDISALRKFVSPEIVFGAGSRKSVANFASNFGAKHVFLVSDSGVAAAGWVGEIVTLLNDAGIRTTVYTGVSANPRVDEVMAGAELYKSSECDVIVAIGGGSPMDCAKGIGVVVSDGRHIVDFEGVDTIVNPPPPMILIPTTAGTSADVSQFAIISDPARRFKFSIISKAIVPDVSLIDPEVTETMSSYLTACTGVDALVHAIEAYVSTGSGPLTDSHALEAIRLINRNLEPLVANTADAYLREQIMLASMQAGLAFSNAILGAVHAMSHSLGGFLDLPHGLCNAVLLEHVVAYNFHSAEERFRRVAEAMNIDTRGMSQAEIQKRLMSRIIQLKRTVGLEAKLSELGVRVSDIPSLSGFALQDPCILTNPRKSSLRDVQVVYEEAL
- the pqqA gene encoding pyrroloquinoline quinone precursor peptide PqqA, yielding MWTKPAYEDLRIGFEVTMYFANR
- the pqqE gene encoding pyrroloquinoline quinone biosynthesis protein PqqE, translated to MNMPLSTLTGQKAATIGPPLWLLAELTYRCPLQCPYCSNPLDFAQTERELSTEDWVKVLRQGREMGAAQLGFSGGEPLVRQDLQELIAEARHLGYYSNLITSGLGLTNAKVEAFAGAGLDHIQVSFQASDPELNNALAGSRKAFEQKLAMARAVKEAGYPMVLNFVIHRHNIHQMNDIMALCKRLGADFVELATCQYYGWAFKNREGLMPSKAQLEKAEREVNQYRARLLDEGSAMKLIFVTPDYYEERPKACMNGWGSLFLTVAPDGAALPCHSARLLPIDFPNVRDNDLKHIWYDSPGFNHYRGDSWMPEPCQSCDEKEKDFGGCRCQAFLLTGNADNADPVCSKSAHHDRVLAARQAADHATAGIEELTYRNAGNSRMFFRS
- a CDS encoding PQQ-dependent methanol/ethanol family dehydrogenase, which produces MRSNRFGIRIAVSALALAVSYGAQAVTDEDILNDANTPGDIVSYGMGTQGQRFSTIEDLNTDNIRYLQPAWAFSFGSEKMRGQESQPMIKDGVMYVTASYSRVYAIDARTGLEIWQYDARLPDGIMPCCDVVNRGVALYGDKVYFGTLDAKLVALNKDTGKPVWIKTVADYQAGYAITAAPIVVKGKLITGVAGGEFGVVGKVEAYDPETGDLIWTRPTVEGHMGYVYKDGKPVENGISGGEAGKTWPGDMWKNGGAAPWLGGTYDSDTDSLFFGTGNPAPWNSHLRPGDNLFSSSRLAIDPDDGSIKWHFQTTPHDGWDYDGVNELISFNYEEDGKTVMAAATADRNGFFYVLNRENGDFIRGFPFVDKITWATGLDPKTGRPIYAETGRPGDPSSVDGMKGETVLAQPAFLGGKNWMPMAFSQDTGLFYVPSNEWSMDIWNEPVSYKKGGAYLGAGFTIKPTNDDYIGVLRAMDPKTGEEVWRYENPAPLWGGVMATAGNLVFTGTPEGFLKAFDAKTGEELYKFNTGSGVVGTPVTWMMDGEQFVSVSSGWGGAVPLWGGEVAKVVKDFNQGGMVWTFKLPKDRVASK
- a CDS encoding aldehyde dehydrogenase family protein, with protein sequence MIYAQPGKEGSVVSFKARYENYIGGEWVAPVKGQYFDNITPITGNVICEIPRSTAEDIELALDAAHKAAPAWGRTSVQERSRILLKIADRIEENLELLAVAETWDNGKAVRETLNADIPLAADHFRYFAGCIRAQEGHMGEIDHNTVAYHFHEPLGVVGQIIPWNFPILMAAWKLGPCLAAGNCTVLKPAEQTPASILILMELIGDLLPPGVLNVVNGYGIEAGQALATSKRIAKIAFTGSTPVGTHVLKCAAENLIPSTVELGGKSPNIYFADVMKAEPEFIDKCIEGLVLAFFNQGEVCTCPSRALVQEDMYDEFMEKVVARTKAIKRGNPLDTDVQVGAQASKEQFDKILSYLEIGKQEGAEVLTGGGREHLEGEFANGFYIQPTLFKGDNKMRVFQEEIFGPVVGVTTFKTEEEALAIANDTQFGLGAGVWSRDTNLAYRMGRNIQAGRVWMNCFHAYPAHAAFGGYKKSGIGRETHKLALDHYQQTKCMLTSYDVNPLGFF